One segment of Bacillus alkalisoli DNA contains the following:
- a CDS encoding PadR family transcriptional regulator produces the protein MTYRGVTLLVVQKVVFEVNIEKVLKKYIPMTETAFYILLSLTYPRHGYGIIKHVEEISNARIRLGSGTIYGTLTKMQKDGVITVFSDEERKTVYEITDVGKQLIVAEINRLKELHGNAIKYEGEFI, from the coding sequence ATGACATACCGAGGTGTGACATTACTTGTTGTTCAGAAAGTGGTGTTTGAAGTGAATATAGAAAAAGTATTAAAAAAATATATACCGATGACAGAGACTGCGTTTTATATTCTTTTGTCTCTCACGTATCCTCGACATGGGTACGGAATTATTAAACATGTAGAAGAGATATCGAACGCTAGAATCCGTTTAGGATCTGGTACGATTTATGGGACGTTAACAAAGATGCAAAAGGATGGAGTTATTACTGTATTTTCTGATGAAGAAAGAAAGACAGTTTATGAAATTACGGATGTCGGCAAACAACTTATAGTAGCGGAGATTAATAGGTTGAAAGAGCTTCACGGGAATGCCATAAAGTATGAGGGGGAGTTTATATGA
- a CDS encoding glutamine--tRNA ligase/YqeY domain fusion protein — protein MDHNSNFIRNIMKEDLESGKRSHVITRFPPEPNGYLHIGHAKSIVINFDLADEFNGKTNLRFDDTNPLKEDSEYVHAIKEDVKWLGYDWDGLFFASDYFQEMYDRAVLLIKKGKAYVDDLSADEIREYRGTLKAPGKNSPYRDRSIEENLDLFERMRNGEFGNGEKVLRAKIDMSSPNINLRDPVIYRIAHATHHNTGDQWCIYPMYAFAHPLEDAIEDVTHSICTVEFEDQRPLYNWIVQECEMTSTPQQIEFGRLNITNAVMSKRKLKQLVDERIVDGWDDPRMPTISGLRRRGYTPEAIRTFVRETGVSKGSGFVDSQMLDHFVREDLKLKAPRTMGVVRPLKVVITNYPKGQVEFLDAEINPENPEMGMRQIPFSREIYIEQEDFMENPPNKYHRLYPGNEVRLKHAYFIKCEEFIKDEDGNVVEIHCTYDPETKSGSGFTGRKVKGTIHWVEATQAIPAEFRLYEPLLTTEEPEEVVTEGTAGEEQTETVEKSFLDQINPNSLQVLNGFVEPNMKGVATQEKFQFFRHGYFNVDPKHTTEEKFVFNLIVSLKSSFKL, from the coding sequence GTGGATCATAATTCCAACTTTATCCGTAATATTATGAAAGAAGATTTGGAGTCTGGTAAGCGAAGCCATGTTATTACTCGTTTCCCTCCAGAACCTAATGGATACTTACATATTGGTCATGCAAAATCAATCGTTATTAACTTCGACTTAGCAGACGAGTTTAACGGTAAAACGAACTTACGCTTTGATGACACGAACCCTTTAAAAGAAGATTCTGAGTACGTTCATGCGATTAAAGAAGATGTGAAATGGCTTGGCTACGACTGGGACGGACTATTTTTCGCATCTGATTATTTCCAAGAAATGTACGACAGAGCTGTTCTTTTAATTAAAAAAGGAAAAGCATATGTTGATGACCTTTCTGCAGATGAGATTCGTGAGTACCGTGGCACATTAAAAGCACCTGGTAAAAACAGCCCTTACCGCGATCGTTCTATTGAAGAGAACTTAGACCTTTTTGAACGTATGCGTAACGGAGAGTTTGGTAACGGAGAGAAAGTATTACGCGCGAAAATTGATATGAGTTCACCGAACATTAACTTACGTGACCCTGTTATTTACCGAATTGCCCATGCAACTCACCACAATACAGGCGATCAATGGTGTATCTACCCGATGTACGCGTTCGCTCATCCTCTAGAAGATGCGATTGAAGATGTAACTCATTCCATCTGTACAGTAGAGTTCGAAGACCAACGCCCTCTTTACAACTGGATTGTACAAGAGTGTGAAATGACAAGCACACCACAACAAATTGAGTTCGGCCGTTTAAATATTACGAACGCTGTGATGAGTAAGCGTAAACTGAAGCAACTTGTGGACGAAAGAATTGTTGACGGCTGGGATGACCCACGTATGCCAACTATTTCTGGTTTACGTCGCAGAGGTTACACGCCAGAAGCAATTCGTACCTTCGTTCGTGAAACAGGCGTATCAAAAGGTTCAGGATTTGTAGATTCACAAATGCTTGACCACTTTGTTCGTGAAGATCTAAAACTGAAAGCACCTCGTACAATGGGTGTTGTTCGTCCTTTAAAAGTGGTTATTACGAACTACCCTAAAGGGCAAGTAGAATTTTTAGATGCAGAAATTAATCCTGAGAATCCGGAAATGGGTATGAGACAAATTCCATTCTCAAGAGAAATTTATATTGAGCAAGAAGATTTCATGGAAAATCCACCGAACAAATACCACCGTCTATACCCTGGTAATGAAGTTCGTCTAAAGCATGCTTACTTTATTAAGTGTGAAGAATTCATTAAAGACGAAGACGGAAATGTGGTGGAAATCCACTGTACGTATGACCCTGAAACGAAGAGTGGTTCTGGATTTACTGGTCGTAAAGTAAAAGGTACGATTCACTGGGTAGAAGCAACTCAAGCTATACCAGCAGAGTTTCGCTTATATGAGCCGTTATTAACGACAGAAGAGCCTGAGGAAGTAGTAACAGAAGGTACTGCTGGAGAAGAGCAAACGGAAACAGTGGAAAAATCTTTCTTAGATCAAATTAACCCTAATTCTCTTCAAGTATTAAATGGTTTTGTAGAGCCAAACATGAAAGGCGTGGCAACACAAGAGAAGTTCCAATTCTTTAGACACGGTTACTTCAATGTGGATCCAAAGCATACGACTGAAGAGAAATTTGTATTTAACTTAATTGTTTCGTTAAAGAGCTCGTTTAAGCTTTAG
- a CDS encoding nitroreductase family protein encodes MATNISLIETMRARQSVRTYETERLRDSDIDKLTSFITNDQNLIGPFGNKGHIDFIHIKNNVTDKGFKIGTYGFIKNAQAYFVGKCVNEKYPLVEYAYIFHKATLYATQLGIGTCWMGGTFTRNSFEREIQMPDGEFIPCVSPLGYPKEKQRVFDKALRFVVKADNKKPWEKLFYHGSFDTFLSRDVAGLLETPIDMVRLGPSASNKQPWRLVLSEDGKSCHFFIEHTPNYSSSFGYLMQLLDMGIAMCQFELACQELSIGGDWSIENPSISLLNENTEYIVTWKLEQKS; translated from the coding sequence ATGGCTACTAACATTTCTTTGATTGAAACAATGCGCGCCAGACAATCTGTAAGAACATATGAAACAGAACGCTTAAGAGATTCAGATATTGATAAATTAACAAGTTTTATAACGAATGATCAGAATTTAATCGGACCGTTCGGCAATAAAGGTCACATTGATTTTATACACATTAAAAACAACGTTACAGATAAGGGCTTTAAAATTGGAACATACGGTTTTATTAAAAACGCACAAGCTTATTTTGTTGGCAAATGCGTAAACGAAAAGTACCCTTTAGTGGAGTATGCATATATTTTTCACAAAGCAACTCTATATGCAACACAGTTAGGAATCGGTACATGTTGGATGGGTGGCACATTTACAAGAAATTCTTTTGAAAGAGAAATTCAAATGCCTGATGGGGAGTTTATTCCTTGTGTATCACCTCTAGGCTATCCAAAGGAAAAACAGCGAGTGTTTGATAAAGCACTTCGTTTTGTCGTGAAAGCAGATAATAAAAAGCCGTGGGAGAAACTATTTTATCATGGGAGTTTTGATACATTTCTATCAAGAGATGTTGCAGGGCTTTTAGAAACTCCAATCGACATGGTAAGGCTAGGGCCTTCTGCTTCCAACAAGCAACCTTGGAGATTAGTACTTTCTGAAGATGGTAAATCATGTCACTTTTTCATTGAACATACACCAAATTACAGTTCATCCTTCGGTTACCTTATGCAACTATTAGATATGGGCATTGCAATGTGTCAATTTGAATTAGCTTGCCAGGAGTTATCTATCGGTGGTGATTGGTCTATTGAAAATCCTAGCATTTCATTATTAAATGAAAATACGGAATATATTGTAACCTGGAAACTAGAGCAGAAGAGTTAA
- a CDS encoding DUF6241 domain-containing protein: MVSSLDFSHAVQDHNAIWSLQNGTVGKATRLLTEREQLRYARKHFK; this comes from the coding sequence ATAGTTTCATCCCTCGATTTTAGTCATGCAGTGCAAGATCATAATGCAATATGGTCTCTACAAAATGGAACGGTTGGAAAAGCGACGAGGCTCTTAACGGAAAGAGAACAACTCCGATATGCTAGAAAACACTTTAAATAA
- a CDS encoding YdeI/OmpD-associated family protein → MNSTKSITEKLNFKKYPTKLILNVPAGYKDFEEIQFDSAIVKEKYHLIFFFIFKIEQFREYVELIINKQLLEDNGYVFFAYPKKNNPKYEEYIERDTIYSPKHLDENGFLHGSNIKFSRMVSLDDVFTVIGFKAEAQKKKKTTTTPASQCVDDYIKHVDDIKDYLKGDAKVLKIYNELTYGYQKDWARYVYSAKRKETQDKRLEQMKEVLIAGYKSMDLYRRKK, encoded by the coding sequence ATGAATTCAACTAAAAGCATTACAGAGAAATTGAATTTCAAAAAATATCCAACTAAACTCATTTTGAATGTGCCTGCAGGGTATAAAGATTTTGAGGAAATCCAATTCGACTCCGCTATTGTAAAAGAAAAATACCATTTAATCTTTTTCTTTATTTTCAAAATAGAGCAGTTTAGGGAATATGTAGAATTAATTATTAACAAGCAATTACTTGAAGACAATGGCTATGTTTTTTTCGCATATCCGAAAAAGAATAACCCTAAATATGAAGAGTATATTGAACGAGATACTATCTATAGTCCGAAACATTTAGATGAAAATGGCTTTTTACATGGCAGCAATATCAAATTTTCACGAATGGTTAGTTTAGATGATGTGTTTACCGTAATTGGATTTAAAGCCGAAGCACAAAAAAAGAAAAAGACCACTACCACTCCAGCTAGTCAATGTGTGGACGATTATATTAAGCACGTTGATGATATTAAGGACTATTTAAAAGGCGATGCCAAGGTTCTTAAAATATATAACGAACTAACATATGGCTACCAGAAAGATTGGGCACGATATGTGTATAGCGCGAAGAGAAAAGAAACGCAAGACAAAAGGCTAGAACAAATGAAGGAAGTATTAATAGCAGGCTATAAATCGATGGACTTATATAGAAGGAAAAAATAG
- a CDS encoding FtsX-like permease family protein gives MTFNQLVWRMAKKNKQKYLFYYLCNSFAVLFFFMFATIYYNEEIVEVKQIDSIDTVLIVPGVALVVFAIFFINYAHGIFIKRRRKEFGLFMTLGMSSKDFCKLLLLESGVIAVLSIISGIITGAVFSRLFFLVLMNSTGFDEVPFQLNVEMFKASIGAFLLVYLVSVGKTLILTVTQSLTHSLKSDRVTDSLKFKSPLFGGVGIVIVIGSAFMLYYTYLNPSYGGSDGSILLLFTILLLLGLYVALSQCMSFFIEMAKKYKPFYFRRLLFLSNLEYKFKQQTGILMLVTVMSMVTIFYSSVILFIYLSTEDQVTKRNPYTLTFVESETKNRISEEELYSILDKKEHPLTDHLVLPVFEHTVKHAENWFYDYAFVRLSDFNSLTGSQKVLSEGEFIYFLNNYPEYTYMDEPLDRLTIKVQGENVTLPQQEAFVDRKVNIGYEYFILNDGELDALKQNVVGVEYNIHLINTDNWKNTSFAVTELEKSLTEWNEANLDEEMEETYPDVRSRVKEYDSEKNAGAILFFVSTFLSVMFFFGTFILLYLSLFSDVEQERKQYRKLFKIGITSKEMKANISKELAVLFFFAPLLGSCLAFVYVLTLAKDVGGILQNPNLFKNFLVISLIYLAIQTIYYVYARRKMWKQLL, from the coding sequence ATGACCTTTAATCAACTCGTATGGAGGATGGCGAAGAAGAATAAGCAAAAATATTTGTTTTACTATTTATGTAATAGTTTTGCGGTTTTATTTTTCTTCATGTTTGCAACGATTTACTATAATGAAGAAATTGTAGAAGTTAAACAGATAGATTCCATTGATACGGTATTAATTGTACCAGGTGTTGCATTAGTTGTATTTGCCATTTTCTTTATTAACTATGCACATGGAATATTTATTAAAAGAAGAAGAAAAGAATTTGGCTTGTTTATGACGCTTGGAATGTCGAGCAAGGATTTTTGTAAATTGTTATTACTAGAAAGTGGAGTTATTGCCGTTCTTTCTATTATTTCAGGGATTATAACTGGTGCTGTATTTTCAAGGCTGTTTTTCTTAGTGTTAATGAACAGTACTGGGTTTGACGAAGTTCCGTTTCAATTGAATGTAGAAATGTTTAAAGCATCTATTGGTGCATTTTTACTCGTGTATCTCGTTTCTGTAGGAAAGACGTTGATTTTAACTGTTACACAATCGCTTACACATAGTTTAAAAAGTGATAGGGTGACAGATTCACTCAAGTTTAAAAGTCCGCTTTTTGGTGGAGTAGGAATTGTAATCGTAATCGGATCGGCCTTCATGCTCTACTATACCTATTTAAACCCGAGCTACGGCGGAAGTGATGGCAGTATTCTACTACTGTTTACTATTCTTTTGTTACTAGGTCTCTATGTAGCGTTGTCTCAATGCATGAGCTTTTTTATTGAAATGGCAAAAAAGTATAAACCATTTTATTTTCGTAGATTGTTATTTTTGTCCAACTTAGAATACAAGTTTAAACAGCAAACAGGAATTTTAATGCTTGTTACGGTAATGAGTATGGTCACAATATTTTATAGTTCCGTTATATTGTTTATTTACCTATCGACGGAAGATCAAGTGACCAAACGTAATCCGTATACACTGACCTTTGTAGAATCAGAAACAAAGAATCGAATCTCCGAAGAGGAACTTTACTCTATTTTAGATAAAAAAGAGCATCCGTTGACAGATCATTTGGTTTTACCAGTTTTTGAACACACGGTGAAACATGCTGAAAATTGGTTCTATGATTATGCTTTTGTAAGGTTGTCTGATTTTAATAGTTTAACCGGAAGTCAGAAAGTCTTAAGCGAAGGTGAATTTATCTATTTTTTAAATAACTATCCTGAATATACGTATATGGATGAGCCTTTGGATAGACTCACTATTAAGGTGCAAGGGGAGAATGTAACGCTACCTCAACAAGAGGCGTTCGTGGACAGAAAGGTGAATATTGGATACGAGTACTTTATTTTGAATGATGGGGAGCTAGATGCTTTAAAGCAAAATGTAGTCGGAGTGGAATATAACATTCATTTAATAAATACAGACAACTGGAAGAATACTAGCTTTGCGGTGACTGAACTAGAAAAGAGTTTAACAGAGTGGAATGAGGCTAATTTAGATGAGGAGATGGAGGAAACATATCCGGATGTCAGATCTCGAGTGAAGGAGTATGACTCGGAAAAAAACGCCGGAGCCATCCTATTCTTTGTTTCCACTTTCTTAAGTGTAATGTTCTTTTTTGGAACGTTTATTCTGTTATATTTAAGTTTATTCTCAGATGTTGAACAGGAAAGAAAGCAATATAGGAAACTATTTAAGATTGGAATTACATCGAAAGAAATGAAAGCGAACATTTCAAAGGAATTAGCCGTTTTATTCTTTTTTGCACCATTACTAGGCAGTTGCCTTGCTTTTGTCTATGTTCTTACTTTAGCAAAAGATGTTGGTGGGATTTTGCAAAATCCAAATCTATTCAAGAATTTCCTTGTTATATCCTTGATTTATTTAGCCATACAAACAATTTATTACGTTTATGCACGAAGGAAGATGTGGAAGCAGTTATTGTAA
- a CDS encoding LysM peptidoglycan-binding domain-containing protein — translation MVYVIQPGDTLYSLATRFNTTLQLLMAYNAEIENPNLIYPGQIIQLPPREFSYTLCPVLRQGDRGPNVSRIQFMLQTVGLYRGVIDGIYGPLTQTAVLTWQRNTRELEMTGIVDAETWTSLGFQCEERPIIGQYIVRPGSSLFKIAIWFGTSVESILRVNPQIQHPNLIFGGQVINIPAAM, via the coding sequence ATGGTCTACGTCATTCAACCTGGCGATACCCTTTATTCATTGGCAACAAGATTTAACACGACTTTACAACTTTTAATGGCTTATAACGCTGAAATAGAGAATCCTAATTTAATATATCCTGGGCAAATTATTCAGTTACCACCTCGGGAGTTTTCGTATACTCTATGCCCTGTATTAAGACAAGGAGACCGCGGTCCAAATGTTAGTAGAATTCAATTTATGTTACAAACTGTTGGTCTTTATCGAGGAGTAATAGATGGAATATATGGGCCACTCACTCAAACAGCTGTACTTACTTGGCAGCGTAACACTCGCGAGTTAGAAATGACAGGTATTGTAGATGCGGAAACATGGACTTCGTTAGGGTTTCAATGTGAAGAGCGCCCGATAATTGGTCAGTACATTGTCAGGCCAGGGAGTTCGTTATTCAAAATCGCTATTTGGTTTGGTACTTCTGTAGAAAGTATCCTACGAGTAAATCCTCAAATCCAACATCCTAACCTTATTTTTGGTGGTCAAGTGATTAATATTCCAGCTGCTATGTAG
- a CDS encoding YuzF family protein, translating to MYTYRTQPQMNTNGPMQVVVVEPYVYTALTNLNGKRVVLDTTRGSVSGTVVDVKPDHVAIQDHDSTFLVRLCQIVWIMPDNN from the coding sequence ATGTATACTTACCGTACGCAACCGCAAATGAATACGAATGGTCCTATGCAAGTTGTAGTCGTAGAGCCGTATGTGTATACTGCCCTAACTAACTTGAATGGAAAGCGAGTAGTATTAGATACGACACGTGGATCTGTTAGTGGAACAGTTGTAGATGTAAAACCAGATCATGTCGCCATTCAAGATCATGACTCCACTTTTTTAGTACGTTTATGCCAAATTGTATGGATAATGCCTGATAATAACTAA
- a CDS encoding DUF2812 domain-containing protein, whose amino-acid sequence MMTRFRPLWSFDVQKTETWLSEQAAKGYHLHKLHRFKRGFSFEKGESKAVTYRIGRDKNQGATLSKTLTDGGWEIVAQSGGWFVTANESVPEQIKSFTSREGIIKRNRSITYLYYFLLFYFSFVAFTNFAIFSAAYFTNIPMEVEESPFWFITYTVFGIIAAFYILMVYSVIKIHRTNKMLSEEHVKSSFVSNFQTVTILTKKEEKEFRKSGKLFKKRKFGWFYSPDKTEKWLEKMEAEGNNLYRVNKLGTTFIFLKGKSRKVKYCADYQNFSKESYFEIHRQAGWKQVYSSATALQKWTIWSKEYNEGEISPHLYSDKTHLLKHAKRVASAYSILFTPMVLMYLFITGFNLMYIYTSDTWNINEFNIIMFLITIIVFGSFITRSWMYYFRLKKETSTER is encoded by the coding sequence ATGATGACTCGATTTAGGCCATTATGGAGTTTTGATGTGCAGAAAACTGAAACATGGCTATCGGAACAAGCGGCAAAAGGGTATCACTTACATAAACTGCATCGCTTTAAAAGAGGCTTTTCTTTTGAAAAAGGAGAATCAAAGGCTGTGACATATCGGATTGGCCGAGATAAAAATCAAGGAGCCACTTTGTCCAAAACACTTACAGATGGTGGTTGGGAAATCGTTGCACAAAGTGGAGGTTGGTTTGTAACCGCCAATGAAAGTGTACCAGAACAAATTAAATCCTTTACGAGTCGAGAAGGGATAATTAAAAGAAATAGATCAATCACTTACTTATATTACTTCTTACTTTTTTACTTTTCTTTTGTGGCATTTACGAACTTTGCGATATTTTCTGCAGCTTACTTTACTAATATCCCGATGGAAGTGGAAGAGAGTCCATTTTGGTTCATCACATATACGGTATTTGGTATTATTGCGGCCTTTTATATCCTAATGGTATATTCCGTTATTAAGATTCATCGAACGAATAAAATGTTGTCTGAGGAACATGTAAAGTCTAGTTTTGTAAGTAATTTTCAGACAGTAACGATTCTAACGAAGAAGGAAGAAAAGGAATTTAGGAAGAGTGGAAAGTTGTTTAAGAAAAGGAAGTTTGGTTGGTTTTATTCTCCTGACAAAACGGAGAAATGGCTTGAGAAAATGGAAGCCGAAGGAAATAATCTTTATAGAGTCAACAAGCTAGGAACAACGTTTATTTTCTTAAAAGGAAAGTCACGAAAAGTAAAATATTGTGCGGACTATCAAAACTTCTCGAAAGAAAGTTACTTTGAAATACATCGTCAAGCAGGATGGAAGCAGGTTTATAGCTCAGCAACCGCATTACAAAAGTGGACAATTTGGAGTAAAGAGTATAATGAAGGGGAGATTTCTCCTCATTTATATAGTGATAAAACACATCTATTGAAACACGCAAAGCGTGTTGCATCAGCCTATTCAATTCTCTTCACACCAATGGTGCTTATGTATTTGTTTATTACGGGTTTTAATTTGATGTATATCTACACATCGGATACGTGGAATATAAATGAATTCAATATAATTATGTTCTTAATAACTATTATTGTATTTGGGTCGTTTATCACAAGGTCGTGGATGTACTATTTCCGATTGAAAAAAGAAACGAGCACGGAGAGGTAG
- a CDS encoding ABC transporter ATP-binding protein, giving the protein MADVILDANKLVKIYGEASGEGATKAIDGVSLTVRKGEFIAIMGPSGSGKTTLLHMLSGIDKPTSGEVHIAGREISNMTGDELAIFRRKKLGFVFQEFNLLDSLTVKENVILPMVLEKKIVEEMDEKIEELAKLFSIGDILHKYPYHISGGQQQRTAVARALVNEPNIVFADEPTGNLDSKSSSTIMECFEKIVQELETTVLVVTHDVFAASYCRKVVFIKDGRIHSSIVRKGDRKEFLNQIMDNLAVLGGRSHDL; this is encoded by the coding sequence ATGGCAGATGTTATTTTAGATGCTAATAAACTAGTAAAGATATATGGAGAAGCGAGCGGAGAAGGAGCGACAAAGGCAATAGATGGAGTTAGTTTGACGGTGCGTAAGGGTGAATTTATTGCCATAATGGGCCCATCTGGTAGCGGAAAAACAACACTATTACATATGCTCAGTGGCATAGACAAACCAACCTCTGGTGAAGTGCATATCGCAGGAAGAGAAATTAGTAATATGACAGGGGATGAACTAGCCATCTTTCGTCGTAAGAAGCTAGGGTTTGTATTTCAAGAGTTTAATCTATTAGATAGCTTAACAGTAAAAGAGAATGTCATTTTGCCAATGGTATTAGAAAAGAAAATCGTGGAAGAAATGGATGAAAAAATAGAAGAACTAGCAAAGTTGTTTAGTATAGGTGATATTTTGCATAAATATCCGTACCATATTTCTGGTGGTCAGCAACAACGTACAGCGGTAGCGCGAGCGCTTGTGAATGAACCGAACATTGTTTTTGCAGATGAACCTACAGGTAATTTAGATTCCAAGTCCTCTTCCACTATTATGGAGTGTTTTGAAAAAATTGTGCAAGAACTGGAAACAACCGTCCTTGTTGTGACACACGATGTGTTTGCAGCAAGTTACTGCCGTAAAGTTGTTTTCATAAAAGATGGTCGAATTCACTCCTCCATTGTTCGAAAAGGAGATAGGAAAGAGTTTCTCAATCAAATAATGGATAACCTCGCCGTTCTAGGAGGTAGGAGCCATGACCTTTAA
- a CDS encoding DinB family protein, producing the protein MEQSLFKQMIIIRKRTVSLLEKTPESILLEIPKGFNNNLLWHFGHIFWAQEVLMHSFLKEEHNCSSEFQEMFSIGSSPNKWTTEPPSISEIKTMLEKQPNRIVQTFSGRLEEAGEKPFSLGPDVTLNTVAEVLNFVLWHEGLHQGEINAMLKLLGENK; encoded by the coding sequence ATGGAACAAAGTCTTTTCAAACAGATGATTATTATTCGTAAACGTACGGTTTCGTTATTAGAGAAAACACCTGAAAGTATTCTTTTAGAAATACCAAAAGGATTTAATAATAACTTATTATGGCATTTTGGCCATATTTTTTGGGCCCAGGAAGTGTTGATGCATTCGTTTTTAAAAGAAGAGCATAATTGTTCTTCTGAGTTTCAAGAAATGTTTAGTATCGGAAGCAGTCCAAATAAATGGACAACAGAACCTCCCTCAATTTCTGAAATTAAAACAATGTTAGAGAAACAGCCAAACCGAATAGTACAAACATTCTCTGGTAGATTGGAAGAAGCAGGAGAAAAACCATTCTCGCTTGGTCCTGACGTTACGCTTAATACCGTAGCAGAGGTATTAAATTTCGTCCTATGGCACGAAGGTTTACATCAGGGAGAAATAAATGCCATGTTAAAGTTACTTGGCGAAAACAAATAG
- a CDS encoding DUF421 domain-containing protein, which translates to MDFTDISIKVIIGFFLLFFITIILGRTTIKQLTPFDFVSAIVLSELLGNAIYEQNVGVFYIIYTIGLWGALLIIMEKILLKFKKTRAYLEGKPSIIIRDGKIDRKELKKNRMNLNQLLSLLRQSETFSIREVAYAILETNGSISILKKNLFQKVTLEDLNIAPAPTYLCTSLILDGEIVEDNLSELGFDKTWLDQQLQAQGVSSVKDVLYADWIKDGGMYIIPFQKTGS; encoded by the coding sequence ATGGACTTTACAGATATAAGCATAAAAGTCATTATTGGGTTTTTCTTGCTCTTTTTTATAACAATCATTTTAGGAAGAACGACTATTAAACAATTAACCCCTTTCGATTTTGTCTCGGCAATCGTACTTTCTGAGTTATTAGGAAATGCCATTTACGAACAAAATGTAGGTGTTTTTTATATCATCTATACGATTGGTTTATGGGGAGCTTTGCTTATTATTATGGAGAAAATCTTATTAAAGTTTAAGAAAACAAGAGCTTATTTAGAGGGAAAGCCATCTATCATTATAAGAGATGGAAAAATTGACCGAAAAGAGTTAAAGAAAAACAGAATGAACTTAAATCAATTGTTAAGTTTACTAAGGCAAAGTGAAACATTTTCAATTCGAGAAGTGGCTTATGCAATACTTGAAACGAACGGTTCTATTAGCATTTTGAAGAAAAACTTGTTTCAGAAAGTTACACTGGAAGATTTAAATATTGCACCAGCTCCTACTTATCTATGTACATCCCTCATACTAGATGGTGAAATTGTAGAAGATAATTTATCGGAATTGGGCTTTGACAAAACGTGGCTTGACCAACAGCTTCAAGCTCAAGGAGTATCATCTGTGAAAGATGTATTGTACGCGGATTGGATTAAAGATGGTGGGATGTATATTATTCCATTTCAGAAGACAGGTTCTTAA